The Plectropomus leopardus isolate mb chromosome 15, YSFRI_Pleo_2.0, whole genome shotgun sequence genome has a segment encoding these proteins:
- the LOC121954511 gene encoding RING finger protein 122-like — protein MLPIQWCTGCQCDPDLQNIDPYCNMTSEELFHLPLNVYIIILGIGLFILMLTLIFCCYLFRLKRQGAREQYGYNEVVLKGAGKKLSLLGQTCAVCLEEFRSRDELGVCPCSHAFHKKCLLKWLEIRSVCPMCNKPICRLQPDPPQAPERPQSLLEV, from the exons atGCTTCCAATCCAATGGTGTACCG GGTGTCAGTGTGACCCTGACTTACAGAACATTGACCCCTACTGCAACATGACGTCTGAAGAGCTCTTCCACCTGCCGCTCAATGTCTATATCATCATCCTGGGCATCGGCCTCTTCATCCTCATGCTCACCCTCATCTTCTGCTGCTACCTCTTCAG ACTCAAGCGACAAGGTGCAAGAGAACAGTATGGTTACAATGAG GTTGTTTTAAAAGGAGCGGGGAAGAAACTGAGCCTTCTTGGT CAAACATGCGCGGTGTGTTTAGAGGAGTTTCGCAGCAGGGACGAGCTCGGAGTGTGCCCATGTTCCCATGCTTTTCACAAGAA ATGTCTGCTAAAATGGTTAGAGATCCGCAGTGTGTGCCCCATGTGCAACAAGCCCATTTGCCGCCTCCAGCCTGACCCCCCACAAGCACCTGAGCGGCCACAGAGTCTCCTGGAGGTCTGA